From Camelus bactrianus isolate YW-2024 breed Bactrian camel chromosome 16, ASM4877302v1, whole genome shotgun sequence, the proteins below share one genomic window:
- the SKA2 gene encoding spindle and kinetochore-associated protein 2 isoform X2 → MEAEVDKLELMFQKADSDLDYIQYRLEYEIKTNHPDSAGKKNPVTLLKELSAIKSRYQTLHARFKPIAVEQKETKSRICATFNKTMALLQELQKHTDLELLPLTEEEKTAAEQLKAYMPGL, encoded by the exons TTCCAGAAAGCTGACTCTGATCTGGATTACATTCAATACAGGCTGGAATATGAAATCAAGACTAATCATCCTGATTCAGCAGGCAAG AAAAATCCAGTTACACTGTTAAAGGAATTGTCAGCAATAAAGTCTCGATATCAGACTTTGCATGCACGCTTTAAACCAATTGCTGTCGAGCAGAAAGAGACTAAGAGCCGCATTTGTGCTACTTTCAATAAGACTATGGCCTTGCTACAAGAACTACAAAAGCATACAGACCTGGAG cTGTTACCATTGACTGAAGAAGAGAAAACTGCGGCAGAGCAATTAAAAGCTTACATGCCAGGCTTATGA
- the SKA2 gene encoding spindle and kinetochore-associated protein 2 isoform X1, which translates to MEAEVDKLELMYLPYSPSLLPRMSNWQNFQKADSDLDYIQYRLEYEIKTNHPDSAGKKNPVTLLKELSAIKSRYQTLHARFKPIAVEQKETKSRICATFNKTMALLQELQKHTDLELLPLTEEEKTAAEQLKAYMPGL; encoded by the exons tATCTTCCTTATAGTCCCAGTCTGCTTCCAAGGATGTCCAATTGGCAGAAT TTCCAGAAAGCTGACTCTGATCTGGATTACATTCAATACAGGCTGGAATATGAAATCAAGACTAATCATCCTGATTCAGCAGGCAAG AAAAATCCAGTTACACTGTTAAAGGAATTGTCAGCAATAAAGTCTCGATATCAGACTTTGCATGCACGCTTTAAACCAATTGCTGTCGAGCAGAAAGAGACTAAGAGCCGCATTTGTGCTACTTTCAATAAGACTATGGCCTTGCTACAAGAACTACAAAAGCATACAGACCTGGAG cTGTTACCATTGACTGAAGAAGAGAAAACTGCGGCAGAGCAATTAAAAGCTTACATGCCAGGCTTATGA